The Arachis ipaensis cultivar K30076 chromosome B03, Araip1.1, whole genome shotgun sequence region AAAGGTATCCCCCGCTTCTCGGTCTCTACTATAATATCATGCAAATCCAAACCCTACAAGCATACAAAAGTCAGAGGTTTCATGAACTTTCAAAGAAGTAGTAGCAGCCTACATATTGTTGAGTAAAATATGCCACCAGATATCATGTGATCTAAAAACAAAAGTGCTTGCAATATTCGGTAGAATTTTATTTGCCCGTGAAGGGATGCCCAAACTTGTAagaaattatattatataatttatagTTTATACAAATGACATATCCTATCCGACCACTGATgtgatgcaaaaaaaaaaagccaaataCAAAAAAGGTTAAGAAACTTGAAAAGATTTCAGCAACAAAAAATGTATTTGGGTATCAAACCAGTTTGAGCTTTCATGAAGATTACAATACCCTAGAAAGATTATGTATCccatattaaataaaataacatGCTAAATTAAAAAGCATGTAAATTTTCTTCTTGAATGTTTTACTATTACTAACAAGAAACAGAAACAAACTTGAAGGTCAATCCAAAACTTAAATATGAAAGTGTAGTTTCTCTTCTTGTTTTGACTGAGAATTGTTcccattaaaaaattaaataatacatacCTCAGTTCCTAACCGCTTATTCAATGCTTCATTCCACATATTTGCAGAATAAGCTGGTTGCAATCTAGTCCACATAGACATGACAGAAATTACCTGCAAAAAGGACATGTTTACAATAAGATTATCATAGCAATAGAAGTCTAAAATAAAtcttaacaaaaaataaattataagttTATGTGTTTTTGCTCGAGATCCACATGGATGAATGAAGGGTAGAGATTAGTTGCTTCATCAGCTGCTAGCCTCAGCACACACTAATAATGAGAAGAACAAACTTTTTCTTGTAACATGGAAAGGAAAACATGCATGTAACACTAATGAATAAATGCAACACCAACATAATTCTCGATGCAGTGTTGATACATAGTCCTTCATTCCCATTGTCATCTTTTTGGGTATCAAATAATAAGTTAGTTTGCAAGAGATACAATTTCATAGAAATTTTAactagggtaaagtatattttttatccttgaaacaaaataaaacttaaggatatttttaaaacttttgacaaacttcaaggataaaaaatatactttaccctagtTAAAATTTCTTTGAAATTGTATCTCTTGCAAACTAACTTATTATTTGATACCCAAAAGTTTTATTTCTTCCCTAGACTTAACTACTTAGTGGCGTTTGTTTCAAGGTTAAGAAATATATTTTAAGGAATTATATTCTTGGGACTATTATACCCaagtattaatttaaaaaaaaaacttagctATTTAGTACTACAAATAATTGGGAATTGTTTTAAAATTCCCAATAataaattaagatacatttgtTTTATTATACATATTCATAGAATCGATtcttaaattattaaaataaccCCAATATCACTAAAAGGATGAGCTTATTATTGTCATTTGCTTGACATGGGAATACCAAATACCCACCTTTTTGAATgggaataaaattttatattttagataaaaaattattcCCACAAATTAGATTTTGAAACTTCAAATAAACATGGGACGAATATGTTTCCATGCACAATTCCCATAAATAAATTGAAACTCTTTGAAACAAACGCCTACTTAAGGTTCAACTTTACTTTTCACAATCATAGGAGCTTAATTGTTTCATAAATTTTTACCCCCAATGCCTTGTTCAATTGCATACTTATGACGTATGAATAACAAATAAGGAAAGGTTAATACCAAGTGAGCATCAAGAGGAGGAGGATAGTTTTCAGCTACAGTGTCGATCCAACTAAATATCATATTATGATAGCCGTATGGCTGGCCAGACATGCTCCGAGCATACTCCCATGCAGCAGTGGAGTTAAATTTTGCACGCATTTCTGGATGCAAGGGGAGCAGGGCAATCTGTGGATTGGAATTATCTTTGAGAGCCAATTCCCACCATTCATCCCATGGAATTACCACTATTATTTCTTCACCCTAAAACAAAGAAAGATTGTGCTAAGATTAATTACAATAGAATGGAGGCAAGTTACCACCCCTTGTATGTGTACTATCTCTGTGCGTACCTTCTCATTCTCGTGCCCTGATTCACCAACCCACAATTTGCCCATTTCATCCTTCAAACAAACTGCCGTATGACCAGCAAACGAACCAGTTACCCATTTTTCCAGAGTCTCAAAACCTCCCCACCTACCACGAATTTTTGACACGGCTAAGAAGTCTCCTGAATGAACATCTGCAGGATCAATAGTTGCACGCCAAGGCTGACTACGTTCCTCAAATGTAGCTCCCATGTGTTTCTTCAGGAAATCTAAGTTGGCCTTCTGACCCCACACAGAGTTCGAGAAGAGGGGCACAACATCGATTAGAGAAAGCAGGGTTCCCAGCATCCCTGATGGCATGAGAAACACAGAAACCCCATGCTGCTTTACCTGTTCAATTCAGTAAGAATATTCCAATGTTGAAATTAGGATGCAACATGCCACAATAAGATTAGAGGAAAATAGAGCCAAAAATTACTACATATTCCAATTCGGCAGGCTCTTCCCATGAATCAAACTTCAAGGTGTGCTCTCTTGAAGAGAAGTAGTAGTCCCATGTAATCCTGTAGGGAGTTGCAAAAACATAAAGATCCATGCAGGTCCAGCTATGTGCGCCATCTGTCTACAAATAGAACAAAACTACTTTTCACCAAAACTGAAAAGGAAACTTACAGGCCAAGCCATATTAGTAAACAAAAGAAAGCAGAAAGTGGAAATTTCCAATCAAACAATTCAACCTACAAGCTTCCATCCAAAAATCTACTGACATTGCCCTACCAGTTGCACCAAGCATCAGCAAATAGTAGATAAACATGCTCACAGTCACACTGAAATTGAAATAACACAAGCTATGCAgttacaacaacaataacaagaaTTCTTCACAAAGTGACATGATTCCAACTACTATCCAAATGTATTATATTTCAGTGAGTtagacaaaaaataattaaaatatcatGGAAAATTTGACAGTtgttta contains the following coding sequences:
- the LOC107631432 gene encoding uncharacterized protein LOC107631432, which translates into the protein MFVFDRVVCFLAIWIIGLGIGGLGLGNALKMPFRVNDVLPVLPRGISWPVLNTFHSAVDLLPYFVGSVTPSNGSIQWKGACFYDNTAKLKVTASDFDQPGLGGGVLHLKTDGAHSWTCMDLYVFATPYRITWDYYFSSREHTLKFDSWEEPAELEYVKQHGVSVFLMPSGMLGTLLSLIDVVPLFSNSVWGQKANLDFLKKHMGATFEERSQPWRATIDPADVHSGDFLAVSKIRGRWGGFETLEKWVTGSFAGHTAVCLKDEMGKLWVGESGHENEKGEEIIVVIPWDEWWELALKDNSNPQIALLPLHPEMRAKFNSTAAWEYARSMSGQPYGYHNMIFSWIDTVAENYPPPLDAHLVISVMSMWTRLQPAYSANMWNEALNKRLGTEGLDLHDIIVETEKRGIPFDQLLTTPEQDEWVYSDGKSTTCVAFILSMYKAAGIFGPVSSSIQVTEFTIRDAYMLKIFEDNQTRLPSWCNNENDRLPFCQILGEYRMELPGYNTLEPYANMNENCPSLPPTYDRPSRC